Proteins from one Ranitomeya variabilis isolate aRanVar5 chromosome 1, aRanVar5.hap1, whole genome shotgun sequence genomic window:
- the TLE5 gene encoding TLE family member 5 isoform X1, translating to MMFPQSSSRHSGSSHLPQQLKFTTSDSCDRIKDEFQLLQAQYHSLKLECDKLASEKSEMQRHYVMYYEMSYGLNIEMHKQAEIVKRLNGICAQVLPYLSQEHQQQVLGAIERAKQVTAPELNSIIRQQLQVHQLSQLQALALPLTPLPMGLQASSLPVSASSGLLSLSALGSQGHLPKEDKNGHDGDPRPDDDGDKSD from the exons ATGATGTTTCCTCAAAGCAGCAGCCGCCACTCG GGCTCATCTCACCTGCCCCAGCAGCTGAAGTTCACAACGTCCGATTCCTGTGATCGCATTAAAGATGAGTTCCAGTTGCTGCAGGCGCAGTATCACAG CCTTAAACTGGAATGTGACAAGTTGGCCAGTGAGAAATCTGAGATGCAGAGGCACTACGTCATG TATTACGAAATGTCTTATGGACTAAACATTGAAATGCACAAACAG GCTGAAATCGTTAAGAGGTTGAATGGGATCTGCGCGCAGGTGTTGCCTTATCTCTCTCAGGAG CACCAGCAACAAGTCCTTGGAGCTATTGAGCGGGCAAAGCAAGTGACAGCGCCAGAGTTGAACTCCATCATTCGT CAGCAGCTTCAAGTTCATCAGCTGTCCCAGCTACAGGCACTCGCCCTCCCTCTTACGCCACTACCTATGGGACTACAGGCTTCCTCTCTGCCTGTTAGTGCCAGCAGTGGGCTTCTCTCCCTGTCCGCACTGGGCTCCCAAGGACATCTCCCCAAGGAAGACAAGAATGGGCATGACGGAGATCCGCGACCTGATGATGACGGTGACAAATCAGATTAA
- the TLE5 gene encoding TLE family member 5 isoform X2: MMFPQSSSRHSGSSHLPQQLKFTTSDSCDRIKDEFQLLQAQYHSLKLECDKLASEKSEMQRHYVMYYEMSYGLNIEMHKQAEIVKRLNGICAQVLPYLSQEHQQQVLGAIERAKQVTAPELNSIIRQLQVHQLSQLQALALPLTPLPMGLQASSLPVSASSGLLSLSALGSQGHLPKEDKNGHDGDPRPDDDGDKSD, from the exons ATGATGTTTCCTCAAAGCAGCAGCCGCCACTCG GGCTCATCTCACCTGCCCCAGCAGCTGAAGTTCACAACGTCCGATTCCTGTGATCGCATTAAAGATGAGTTCCAGTTGCTGCAGGCGCAGTATCACAG CCTTAAACTGGAATGTGACAAGTTGGCCAGTGAGAAATCTGAGATGCAGAGGCACTACGTCATG TATTACGAAATGTCTTATGGACTAAACATTGAAATGCACAAACAG GCTGAAATCGTTAAGAGGTTGAATGGGATCTGCGCGCAGGTGTTGCCTTATCTCTCTCAGGAG CACCAGCAACAAGTCCTTGGAGCTATTGAGCGGGCAAAGCAAGTGACAGCGCCAGAGTTGAACTCCATCATTCGT CAGCTTCAAGTTCATCAGCTGTCCCAGCTACAGGCACTCGCCCTCCCTCTTACGCCACTACCTATGGGACTACAGGCTTCCTCTCTGCCTGTTAGTGCCAGCAGTGGGCTTCTCTCCCTGTCCGCACTGGGCTCCCAAGGACATCTCCCCAAGGAAGACAAGAATGGGCATGACGGAGATCCGCGACCTGATGATGACGGTGACAAATCAGATTAA